From the Coregonus clupeaformis isolate EN_2021a unplaced genomic scaffold, ASM2061545v1 scaf0843, whole genome shotgun sequence genome, one window contains:
- the LOC123485766 gene encoding lipopolysaccharide-induced tumor necrosis factor-alpha factor homolog — protein MGRGLGVGKGKREAETEFSVLSTAATTHIYTSRQEAQQRRMSADGKDPPPYIIPVEGQGEDGVKVYHVHTPFNPPSSTIPSNSFSTSQSQAKTVYTSGGGGIGGGGGAPTQKFVSYETELGRSAGMTTCTSCQQQVMTNVTYKVGAFAWLMCILFILCGLVVGCCLIPFFVKHFKDAYHSCPRCNRILHVDKKRCC, from the exons ATGGGGCGTGGCCTGGGAGTGGGTAAGGGGAAGAGGGAAGCAGAGACAGAGTTCTCAGTACTATCAACAGCAGCTACAACACATATCTACACATCCAGACAG GAAGCCCAGCAGAGGAGAATGAGTGCAGATGGAAAAGACCCGCCCCCCTACATCATACCAG tTGAAGGGCAAGGTGAGGATGGGGTGAAGGTATATCATGTCCATACCCCGTTCAACCCTCCTTCCTCCACCATCCCCTCCAATAGCTTCTCTACGTCTCAGTCTCAGGCCAAGACAG TGTACACCAGTGGAGGAGGTGGTattggaggaggtggtggagctCCTACTCAGAAGTTTGTGAGTTATGAGACAGAACTGGGCCGTTCAGCGGGTATGACCACCTGTACTTCCTGTCAACAACAGGTGATGACTAACGTCACCTATAAAGTCGGGGCCTTCGCCTGGCTCATGTGCATCCTCTTCATCCTCTGTGG GTTGGTAGTGGGCTGCTGTCTGATCCCGTTCTTCGTGAAACACTTCAAGGATGCGTACCACTCCTGTCCTCGCTGTAACCGCATTCTCCACGTGGACAAGAAACGCTGCTGCTGA